In the genome of Pelagicoccus sp. SDUM812003, one region contains:
- a CDS encoding HAMP domain-containing sensor histidine kinase, which yields MSERKKRSPSRLASRIRRLLVGLAVSLTAVFAMIGWMLLLTAEELIRNKYYEHLLEHVAQSGAEAPLPPGVTRYTSSESISEALGLADPPMERGLYSAFRDSSQHRTKVMYSYFDYMKLPEWSGWEEELVIWVDSPGQGETATWLVSSADEYTDAIVGWLQIALLIAALVVIVVALSASRLIAQWALKPVVALAERVQKRNPDTKADSLSPGRSERVDHDEVGFLEGALDAYEGRLRESLARERDFLADCSHELRTPVATLKGAVALLQSSADDSAKDRYFGRIERSVHRMERLIEIFLMVAREGHHRMPTQSVDAVEVVSEVVDEIRALYPTHPLRIRLFLDQTVTIVCHREVLAVLCHNLIGNAFTHLADGELCVRLDSVEGEARLRVEDDGPGLPEFKGVGEESASVPEPGHGYGLTLVERLCRTCGWRLIKAPRDQGGTRIEVNFPGARADKA from the coding sequence ATGAGTGAACGAAAGAAACGTTCGCCCAGCCGCTTAGCTTCGCGGATTCGTCGGCTGCTTGTGGGCCTCGCTGTTTCGCTGACCGCCGTGTTCGCGATGATTGGATGGATGCTGTTGCTCACAGCCGAAGAGCTCATCCGGAACAAGTACTATGAGCACCTGCTTGAACATGTGGCTCAGTCCGGGGCTGAGGCTCCGCTGCCGCCTGGTGTGACCCGCTATACTTCCAGCGAATCGATCAGCGAAGCGCTCGGACTTGCGGATCCGCCCATGGAGCGTGGACTGTATTCAGCATTTCGCGACAGCTCGCAGCATCGGACGAAAGTGATGTATAGTTATTTCGACTACATGAAGCTGCCCGAGTGGTCGGGCTGGGAAGAAGAACTTGTGATTTGGGTCGACTCGCCAGGACAGGGGGAGACGGCGACCTGGCTTGTCAGTTCGGCGGACGAGTATACCGACGCGATTGTCGGTTGGCTTCAAATCGCGCTCCTGATTGCAGCGCTCGTCGTCATTGTGGTGGCGCTTTCCGCGAGTAGGTTGATTGCCCAGTGGGCGTTGAAGCCGGTCGTCGCTCTCGCGGAGCGTGTGCAGAAACGAAATCCAGATACAAAGGCCGACTCGCTTTCACCGGGACGATCTGAGCGCGTTGACCACGACGAAGTGGGTTTTCTTGAGGGCGCGTTGGATGCCTACGAAGGGCGTCTGCGCGAGTCCCTCGCACGTGAGCGCGACTTCTTGGCGGATTGCAGCCACGAGTTGCGCACGCCAGTCGCCACCTTGAAAGGAGCGGTCGCCTTGCTTCAGTCCAGCGCGGATGATTCTGCGAAAGATCGTTATTTTGGTCGCATCGAACGTTCGGTTCATCGCATGGAACGTTTGATCGAGATTTTTTTGATGGTCGCCCGGGAAGGCCATCATCGGATGCCGACGCAATCGGTTGACGCGGTAGAAGTCGTCTCTGAAGTGGTCGATGAAATTCGCGCTCTCTATCCGACGCACCCGCTGCGGATTCGATTGTTTTTGGACCAGACGGTGACGATCGTCTGTCACCGCGAAGTACTAGCAGTGTTGTGTCACAATCTTATCGGAAACGCCTTCACGCATCTCGCGGATGGCGAGCTGTGCGTGCGCTTGGATTCGGTGGAGGGCGAGGCCCGTTTGCGAGTCGAGGACGACGGTCCGGGGTTGCCTGAATTCAAGGGTGTTGGCGAGGAGTCTGCTTCGGTGCCGGAGCCAGGGCACGGGTATGGCTTGACGCTCGTCGAACGGCTTTGCCGTACCTGTGGTTGGCGGCTAATCAAGGCGCCGAGAGATCAGGGAGGCACGCGTATCGAAGTGAATTTTCCGGGTGCGCGAGCGGATAAGGCGTGA
- a CDS encoding alpha-L-arabinofuranosidase C-terminal domain-containing protein, with the protein MNTPVKLLKPTLSLFLLSSLTAGTLLVAEPAKIKIDLDRTVDEIDPKIYGSFLEPLGRFPVVYGTLYDPDSPNSDENGFRKEYIEQVRDLQVPVIRWPGGNFVSGYNWEDGIGPKDQRPTKLDRSRTRPESNQMGTDEYVAFSKLVGAEDFICINAGSGTIDDASNWVEYCNAPVGTYYADLRAEYGHPEPFDVKYWGLGNEADGPWQIGYKTKEEYVRFATEAAKVMKMVDEDIKLIASGSSLYPLVTTTYDPDDGWIDWNDYILDQMYEDIDYISLHRYATQALRALEEPTFADTMSLGLDIEEKIVITKGLIEKAKSKAESDHEVYISFDEYGARGNTLAGPLLLSQHLNAFIRNADIVKMANLTFLTSLTGITEDGSYKTSLYYPFSLYSNNCRGVSLDVYTKGETYSNELFEEIPYLDVTAVLNEEKGAVFLNVVNRSDTDAMEADIELQSGDYTGKAIARTVTGDSIDATNTAEEEAVTIREENVSVKKNAIRYSFPAHSLTQIEIALK; encoded by the coding sequence ATGAATACCCCAGTGAAATTGCTAAAACCAACTCTATCCCTTTTTCTTCTGTCGAGTTTGACAGCGGGAACGCTGCTCGTTGCCGAGCCTGCAAAAATCAAAATCGACCTCGATCGTACCGTCGACGAAATCGACCCCAAGATTTACGGAAGCTTCCTTGAGCCGCTCGGTCGCTTCCCGGTGGTCTACGGAACGCTCTACGATCCGGACTCTCCCAACTCCGACGAAAATGGGTTCCGCAAGGAATACATCGAGCAAGTGCGGGATCTGCAAGTGCCTGTCATTCGCTGGCCGGGCGGCAACTTCGTGTCTGGCTACAACTGGGAGGACGGCATCGGTCCCAAGGACCAGCGTCCGACAAAGCTCGACCGCTCGCGCACCCGACCGGAAAGCAATCAGATGGGAACGGACGAATACGTCGCGTTCAGCAAGCTGGTAGGAGCTGAGGATTTCATTTGCATCAACGCAGGCTCGGGTACCATCGACGACGCCAGCAACTGGGTCGAGTATTGTAATGCTCCCGTGGGTACGTACTACGCAGACCTGCGAGCGGAGTATGGCCACCCCGAACCGTTTGACGTGAAGTATTGGGGACTTGGGAATGAGGCGGATGGTCCCTGGCAGATCGGCTACAAGACCAAGGAGGAGTATGTGCGCTTCGCCACGGAAGCCGCCAAGGTGATGAAAATGGTGGACGAGGACATCAAACTTATCGCCTCCGGTTCGTCTCTCTATCCACTGGTGACCACTACTTACGATCCCGATGATGGCTGGATCGATTGGAATGATTACATTCTCGATCAGATGTATGAGGATATCGACTACATCTCCTTGCACCGCTACGCCACGCAGGCCCTCCGCGCTCTGGAGGAGCCCACCTTCGCCGACACCATGTCGTTGGGATTGGATATCGAAGAAAAGATCGTCATCACCAAAGGGCTAATCGAGAAGGCCAAGTCGAAGGCAGAGAGCGATCACGAGGTTTATATTTCCTTCGACGAGTATGGGGCCCGCGGCAATACGCTGGCTGGCCCGCTGCTCCTTTCGCAGCACCTGAATGCCTTTATTCGAAATGCCGACATCGTGAAAATGGCCAACCTGACCTTCCTCACCAGTCTGACCGGCATCACGGAAGACGGCAGCTACAAGACTTCTCTCTACTATCCGTTCTCCCTTTACTCCAACAACTGTCGCGGCGTTTCGCTGGATGTTTATACGAAGGGCGAAACCTACAGCAACGAGCTCTTCGAGGAGATTCCTTATCTCGATGTGACAGCAGTGCTCAACGAAGAGAAGGGCGCCGTATTTCTCAATGTGGTAAATCGCAGCGACACGGACGCCATGGAAGCTGACATCGAACTGCAGTCAGGCGACTACACCGGCAAGGCCATCGCTCGTACCGTCACTGGAGACAGTATCGACGCTACCAATACAGCGGAGGAAGAGGCGGTCACGATCCGCGAAGAAAATGTATCGGTTAAGAAGAACGCGATCCGCTACAGCTTCCCGGCCCATTCGCTGACGCAGATTGAAATCGCGCTGAAGTAG
- a CDS encoding TonB-dependent receptor produces the protein MSKTSRQVLWFALSVALFGFPLVVHAAEAPGGMTIVVKDQITDRPLANAQITITERETNSTQSLETDGQGRVVIEQLDPGLYSVNVAKNGFASSYEPSIRVITRKDILVEFELFEPLGEAVTLEGVEVRARQADVFASASSAYRNREELRSSVGGGADPLLSLDGLPGLVSTNEFANFSVRGRGPRDNLIFVDEFPFDKAVHFDATLGEEEDVGGGGRFSIFAPNTISGAEFSPGGWGPAYGGRAASLLKLEVAGGNPSPSASLRIDIAGNEFGYDGPAGITDGSTLLVSARELDFGDFFEDIEELDIGDPTLSDIIVKSVIPINLRHTFELLLIDTQEDYIRDVTHVEASPNFEDVALLDFTQDSDLYGFTLRSLLGADAVWTNKVYYRKSDKTSSEGEAFPDLAPPGSPASSYPIREDIITISEGEKELGWRSDFTTPNQWGVFSAGLQTTQVELDYSTVLDGDWIRFVYDQDDFRPNPDQRYITLTPADTNSSLNQKETNYAAYIDQVFERGEWDFRTGLRFERDGFADESFASPRFSVNWRPSNTVRYFATAGLFHQSPRYLDLAADTSNKLENEEITHGSVGVQFYPNENWSVLTEAYYQNLDNLVVDLDRVDGTYSNIGDGTSYGLDIVVNGTIRQGLYATATYSYNDSVIDEKDGRGDVVADFSREHVATLGMTWEINDRWKIGARYKYLSGRPYDDFIIHSDVLGAGEPLRFSKEITERNVGRNSGYGLLNLRIDYRRSFGPIDVTTFLDVINLTAASSSDDTEFDYRRGVQVEDESEAEPIIGLRLDYAW, from the coding sequence ATGAGCAAGACTTCGAGACAGGTTTTATGGTTCGCTTTGTCGGTGGCGCTTTTTGGCTTTCCGCTAGTTGTCCACGCCGCTGAGGCACCCGGCGGCATGACGATTGTGGTGAAAGATCAAATCACAGACCGGCCGCTCGCAAACGCCCAGATCACCATCACGGAACGGGAAACCAATTCCACGCAATCGCTCGAAACCGACGGGCAAGGTCGGGTGGTCATCGAACAGCTCGACCCGGGCCTCTACTCGGTAAACGTAGCCAAAAACGGTTTCGCTTCGTCCTATGAGCCCAGTATCCGCGTCATAACGCGCAAAGACATATTGGTCGAATTCGAACTATTCGAGCCTCTCGGAGAAGCGGTGACGCTTGAGGGAGTGGAAGTACGAGCACGACAAGCGGATGTATTCGCGTCGGCTTCCAGCGCCTATCGCAATCGAGAAGAATTGCGAAGCTCGGTGGGAGGCGGCGCAGATCCGCTGCTTTCCTTGGATGGCCTGCCTGGCTTGGTATCCACCAATGAATTCGCAAACTTCAGCGTACGCGGTCGCGGCCCGCGGGATAATTTGATCTTCGTAGACGAGTTTCCCTTCGACAAAGCGGTACACTTCGATGCGACTCTGGGAGAAGAAGAGGATGTCGGCGGAGGCGGTCGTTTTTCCATTTTCGCCCCAAATACCATCAGCGGAGCAGAATTCTCGCCCGGCGGATGGGGTCCGGCTTATGGCGGCCGGGCCGCATCGTTGCTCAAATTGGAAGTCGCCGGCGGCAATCCAAGCCCTTCCGCAAGCCTGCGCATCGACATCGCCGGCAACGAATTCGGATACGACGGTCCTGCCGGGATTACGGACGGTTCCACTTTGCTGGTTTCCGCCCGAGAACTGGATTTCGGCGACTTTTTCGAAGACATCGAAGAGCTAGACATCGGGGACCCTACCCTAAGTGATATCATCGTAAAGTCAGTCATACCCATCAATCTGAGGCATACCTTCGAGCTTCTGCTCATCGATACGCAGGAGGATTATATCCGGGATGTGACTCATGTTGAGGCATCGCCTAACTTCGAAGACGTGGCCCTGCTGGATTTCACGCAGGATAGCGATTTGTACGGTTTCACCCTGCGGTCATTGCTCGGTGCGGACGCGGTTTGGACCAACAAGGTGTACTACCGCAAAAGCGACAAGACCAGCTCGGAGGGTGAAGCCTTTCCCGACCTCGCACCGCCCGGATCGCCAGCATCCAGTTATCCGATACGAGAAGACATCATCACCATCAGCGAAGGCGAGAAGGAGCTCGGCTGGCGGAGCGACTTCACCACCCCAAATCAATGGGGCGTATTCAGCGCAGGCTTACAAACAACACAAGTAGAGCTGGACTACAGCACAGTCTTGGACGGCGACTGGATCCGCTTTGTCTACGACCAGGACGACTTCAGACCCAATCCCGATCAGCGCTATATCACGCTGACCCCTGCCGACACCAACTCATCGCTCAATCAGAAAGAAACGAACTACGCAGCCTACATCGACCAGGTATTCGAGCGCGGCGAGTGGGATTTTCGCACTGGTCTGCGTTTCGAACGAGATGGCTTTGCCGATGAAAGCTTCGCGTCGCCACGGTTCAGCGTCAATTGGCGGCCGAGCAATACGGTTCGGTACTTCGCAACCGCAGGGCTCTTTCACCAGTCGCCACGGTATCTAGACCTCGCCGCTGACACCTCGAACAAGCTTGAGAATGAGGAGATCACCCATGGTAGCGTCGGCGTCCAATTTTATCCAAACGAAAACTGGTCCGTGCTGACCGAAGCCTACTATCAAAATCTCGACAATCTTGTAGTCGACCTCGACCGCGTAGACGGAACGTATTCTAATATTGGTGACGGAACATCCTACGGTCTTGATATCGTAGTCAACGGTACCATCCGTCAAGGCCTCTACGCCACCGCGACCTACTCCTACAACGATTCCGTGATCGACGAGAAGGATGGCCGTGGCGACGTCGTTGCCGACTTTAGCCGAGAGCATGTCGCTACCCTCGGCATGACTTGGGAAATCAACGATCGCTGGAAGATCGGGGCTCGCTACAAGTACCTTTCCGGTCGGCCGTACGACGACTTTATTATCCACTCAGATGTTCTCGGCGCTGGAGAACCGCTGCGCTTCTCCAAGGAGATCACCGAGCGCAACGTCGGTCGCAACAGTGGATACGGCTTATTGAACCTTCGCATCGACTATCGCCGCTCATTCGGCCCCATCGATGTAACCACCTTTCTCGATGTCATCAACCTGACCGCAGCATCGTCGAGCGACGATACTGAGTTCGACTACCGCCGCGGCGTCCAAGTGGAAGACGAAAGCGAAGCCGAGCCGATCATCGGTCTGCGGCTAGACTACGCTTGGTAA
- a CDS encoding glycoside hydrolase family 97 catalytic domain-containing protein, with protein MTLKAIFSRSALCSLSLLFFVTAHAQANRVISPNEKIEATLLSDASGEASSWYLEIAYMQDGERTIAIPRVDLGLVREDQSFVERLTLKAAGEPQFIEESYTAIHGKRSECSNVANERTFTLENADGSPMELVVRAYDDGVTFRYSFPEDDGEYVVLEERTAYTIDAEAKRWLQKWNPANEGLYLEQSATEQQEWCYPALFQTSEEGPWFLLHESDVLRSYCGTKLSNLEDASRYDLVFPNPGDARGVGESQPTIELPWKSPWRVIILGELGDLVESTLIDDVATPNALADTDWIEPGAASWNYWSDNHGTKDFQVVCDFADLAASMGWPYTLLDWEWDAMGNGGDLYDAVEYIKSIGVKPLIWYNSGGDHTWVPATPKDRMLTHENRVEEFTKLNEMGIVGVKVDFFESEKQHMIDYYLDIVEDAAAFEMLVYFHGCLVPRGWARTYPNLMTYEGVRGAEWYNNTPELTTTAPQHNATLPFTRNVIGAMDYTPTTFTNSQHPHLTSYGHELALSVVFESAIQHFADRPEGYYELPDAPRSFLKRVPVAWDDTKFIAGYPGKDAIIARRKGEEWYVGGINGEWEPKSISLPFDFLPEGESYRLTLIADGKHDKAFATTYHVVTSESELDLDLLRRGGFAAVLEPNR; from the coding sequence ATGACCCTCAAAGCGATCTTCTCTCGCTCTGCTCTTTGCAGTCTCTCTCTTCTCTTTTTCGTCACCGCTCACGCCCAAGCGAATCGGGTGATCTCGCCTAACGAGAAAATCGAAGCCACGTTGCTCAGCGACGCCTCTGGCGAAGCGAGTAGCTGGTATTTGGAAATAGCCTACATGCAGGATGGCGAGCGAACAATCGCCATTCCGCGGGTCGACCTCGGCTTGGTTCGCGAGGACCAGAGTTTCGTCGAGAGGCTCACGCTGAAAGCGGCCGGCGAGCCGCAGTTTATCGAAGAGAGCTACACCGCCATACACGGCAAGCGCTCCGAGTGTAGCAACGTCGCCAACGAGCGAACCTTCACTCTCGAAAACGCTGACGGCTCTCCCATGGAGCTGGTGGTAAGAGCCTACGATGACGGGGTGACGTTTCGGTATTCATTTCCTGAGGACGATGGCGAGTACGTGGTTCTGGAAGAACGCACCGCCTACACCATCGATGCGGAGGCCAAGCGTTGGCTGCAGAAGTGGAACCCGGCGAACGAAGGCCTGTATCTGGAGCAGAGCGCCACTGAACAGCAGGAGTGGTGCTATCCCGCTCTCTTCCAGACTAGCGAAGAAGGCCCCTGGTTTCTTTTGCACGAGTCGGATGTGCTGCGTAGCTATTGCGGCACCAAGCTGAGCAATCTAGAGGACGCGTCGCGCTACGATCTGGTTTTCCCAAACCCCGGCGATGCTCGCGGAGTGGGGGAATCGCAGCCCACAATCGAGTTGCCCTGGAAGTCGCCCTGGCGCGTGATCATTTTGGGCGAGTTGGGCGATTTGGTGGAGTCCACTTTGATCGATGATGTGGCGACTCCCAACGCCCTTGCGGATACCGATTGGATCGAGCCGGGAGCGGCGTCATGGAACTATTGGTCCGACAACCATGGAACCAAGGACTTTCAGGTGGTTTGCGATTTTGCCGACCTAGCCGCTAGCATGGGCTGGCCCTACACCTTGCTCGATTGGGAGTGGGACGCCATGGGCAATGGGGGCGACTTGTATGACGCGGTCGAATACATCAAATCGATCGGAGTGAAGCCGCTCATTTGGTACAACTCTGGGGGCGATCATACATGGGTGCCTGCTACGCCAAAGGATCGCATGCTCACCCACGAGAACCGGGTAGAGGAGTTCACCAAGCTCAATGAAATGGGTATCGTCGGGGTGAAGGTTGATTTCTTCGAAAGCGAAAAGCAGCACATGATCGACTACTATCTCGATATCGTGGAGGACGCGGCGGCATTCGAGATGCTAGTTTATTTTCACGGATGCCTAGTGCCGCGCGGTTGGGCTCGCACCTATCCCAACCTCATGACCTATGAAGGCGTTCGCGGGGCGGAGTGGTACAACAACACGCCGGAGCTCACGACCACCGCGCCTCAGCACAATGCCACGCTGCCATTCACCCGCAACGTGATCGGGGCTATGGACTACACGCCAACTACTTTCACCAACTCGCAACATCCGCACCTGACTTCCTACGGCCACGAGCTCGCTCTTAGCGTGGTATTCGAATCGGCCATACAGCACTTTGCCGATCGTCCAGAGGGGTACTATGAGCTTCCCGATGCTCCGCGTTCGTTTCTGAAGCGCGTGCCGGTCGCCTGGGACGATACCAAGTTCATTGCCGGCTACCCAGGCAAGGACGCGATCATCGCTCGTCGCAAGGGCGAGGAGTGGTACGTCGGCGGCATCAACGGCGAATGGGAGCCAAAGTCGATCTCGCTTCCGTTTGATTTCCTGCCGGAGGGAGAGTCGTACCGACTGACCCTCATCGCTGACGGAAAGCACGACAAAGCCTTTGCGACGACTTACCATGTGGTGACGAGCGAAAGCGAACTCGACCTGGACCTGTTGCGCCGAGGCGGTTTCGCAGCTGTTCTCGAACCGAATCGCTAG
- the xyl3A gene encoding xylan 1,4-beta-xylosidase, with the protein MTKLVSLLAFAFAAASAFAQQYPFQDPNLSFEERAADLISRLTLEEKAALMCDQSEPIPRLGIKRFNWWSEALHGYANNDNVTVFPEPVGMAASFNDELLYEIFDAVSTEGRAKYHEWINAGNENKRFLSLSVWTPNVNIFRDPRWGRGQETYGEDPYLTSRMGVQVVKGLQGPEDAKYRKLLACAKHYAVHSGPEWSRHELNLNNVSPRLLYETYLPAFKALVQEADVRQVMCAYQRLDDEPCCGNRRLLQRILREEWGYEHIVVADCGAIADFFTTHNVSSDPVHAASKAVLAGTDLECIWENYPFATLPEAVERKLLDEADIDKSLMRTLIGRFELGDMDDDSIVPWAQITPDVLNNEKHRQLALDMARQTLTLLRNENDILPLSKSADKIAVIGPNADDEPMLWGNYNGTPVRTITILDGIKTKLEADQIFYDKGCDLVEDKVTETYFAQASFEGKPGFKATYWNNPDRSGEPVAVDQIVNPLKKTTAGQHQFASGVRLEGFSALYETEFVPSVSEEIVFKGGATGFFELVVNGESIQTYRNWRTLPSRIPFQVEAGETYKIEIRYAQLENWQANIEFNFGREVDVDYTELLRKLEGIETVVFVGGLSGQLEGEEMPVSYPGFKGGDRTNIDLPSVQRNCLKALKEAGKKVVFVNCSGSAMAFTPETETCDAILQAWYAGESGGQAIADVLFGDYNPSGKLPVTFYKSSDQLKDFEDYTMEGRTYRYMEDALYPFGYGLSYTDFEIGTAKLSKKKLTTSDSVTLTIPVRNVGERDGLEIVQVYVRKIDDVDGPIKTLKGFARVEVAAGKSSKATIELPPSSFEFYSWEQRGMAITPGEYEIFYGSSSDAKDLKTTKVTLL; encoded by the coding sequence ATGACGAAACTAGTTTCTCTTCTCGCATTCGCGTTCGCTGCAGCGAGCGCTTTTGCCCAGCAATATCCGTTTCAGGATCCGAACCTCAGCTTCGAGGAGCGGGCGGCGGACTTGATCTCCCGTCTGACGCTCGAGGAAAAGGCTGCCCTGATGTGCGACCAGTCCGAGCCCATCCCGCGCCTCGGCATCAAGCGCTTCAACTGGTGGAGCGAGGCCCTGCACGGCTACGCCAACAACGACAACGTCACCGTCTTCCCGGAACCTGTCGGCATGGCGGCCTCCTTCAACGACGAGCTGTTGTACGAAATCTTCGACGCGGTGTCGACCGAAGGCCGAGCCAAGTACCACGAGTGGATCAATGCCGGAAACGAAAACAAGCGCTTCCTCAGCCTCTCGGTTTGGACCCCAAACGTGAACATCTTTCGCGATCCGCGTTGGGGCCGCGGCCAGGAGACCTACGGCGAAGATCCTTATCTGACCTCCCGCATGGGCGTGCAGGTGGTGAAGGGCTTGCAAGGGCCGGAGGATGCCAAGTATCGCAAGCTGCTCGCTTGCGCCAAGCACTACGCGGTGCACTCCGGACCGGAATGGAGTCGCCACGAGCTCAACCTCAACAACGTGAGCCCGCGCCTGCTTTACGAAACCTATTTGCCCGCCTTCAAGGCCTTGGTGCAGGAAGCAGACGTTCGCCAAGTCATGTGCGCCTACCAGCGACTTGATGACGAGCCCTGCTGCGGAAACCGTCGCTTGCTGCAGCGCATCCTTCGCGAGGAATGGGGCTATGAGCACATCGTGGTAGCGGACTGCGGAGCGATCGCTGATTTCTTCACCACGCACAATGTATCCTCGGATCCAGTACACGCCGCTTCCAAGGCTGTGCTAGCGGGCACAGATTTGGAATGCATCTGGGAAAACTATCCCTTTGCTACGCTGCCCGAAGCGGTGGAGCGCAAGCTGCTGGACGAGGCGGACATCGACAAGAGCCTCATGCGCACTCTGATCGGCCGTTTCGAGTTGGGCGATATGGATGACGACTCCATCGTGCCGTGGGCCCAGATCACGCCGGATGTTTTGAACAACGAAAAGCACCGTCAGCTAGCCCTGGACATGGCGCGCCAGACCTTGACCCTGCTGCGAAACGAGAACGATATCCTGCCCTTGTCCAAGTCTGCCGACAAGATCGCCGTCATCGGCCCGAACGCCGACGACGAGCCGATGCTCTGGGGCAACTACAATGGCACTCCGGTACGCACCATCACCATCCTCGACGGTATCAAGACCAAGCTCGAAGCCGACCAGATCTTCTACGACAAGGGTTGTGACCTGGTGGAAGACAAGGTGACCGAAACCTACTTCGCCCAAGCCTCATTCGAAGGAAAGCCAGGCTTCAAGGCGACCTATTGGAACAACCCGGATCGCAGCGGCGAGCCAGTAGCGGTCGACCAGATCGTCAATCCGCTCAAGAAGACCACCGCTGGCCAGCATCAGTTCGCTTCCGGTGTTAGGCTGGAAGGATTCTCCGCTCTGTATGAAACCGAATTCGTGCCCTCGGTTTCCGAGGAAATCGTCTTCAAGGGCGGAGCCACTGGATTCTTCGAGCTGGTGGTGAACGGCGAGAGCATTCAGACCTATCGCAACTGGCGCACTTTGCCCTCGCGCATTCCCTTCCAGGTCGAAGCGGGCGAAACGTACAAGATCGAGATCCGCTACGCCCAGCTCGAGAACTGGCAGGCCAACATCGAATTCAATTTCGGCAGGGAGGTGGATGTCGACTACACCGAGCTCCTTCGAAAGCTGGAGGGCATCGAAACGGTGGTCTTCGTGGGCGGCCTTTCCGGCCAGCTGGAAGGCGAGGAAATGCCGGTGTCGTATCCAGGATTCAAGGGCGGCGACCGCACCAATATCGATCTTCCCTCCGTGCAGCGAAACTGCCTGAAAGCGCTCAAGGAGGCGGGCAAGAAGGTTGTCTTCGTCAACTGCTCCGGATCCGCTATGGCGTTCACTCCGGAAACCGAAACCTGCGACGCTATCCTGCAGGCTTGGTACGCTGGCGAGTCGGGTGGACAGGCCATCGCCGATGTATTGTTCGGCGACTACAATCCATCCGGCAAGTTGCCCGTCACCTTCTACAAGAGCTCTGACCAGTTGAAGGACTTCGAAGACTATACCATGGAAGGGCGAACCTACCGCTACATGGAAGACGCGCTCTATCCATTTGGATACGGACTGAGCTATACTGATTTCGAAATCGGTACCGCCAAGTTGAGTAAGAAGAAACTAACTACCAGCGACTCCGTGACGCTCACCATTCCGGTTCGCAATGTCGGCGAACGCGACGGTCTGGAGATCGTGCAGGTGTACGTACGCAAGATCGATGACGTCGATGGTCCTATCAAAACCCTGAAAGGTTTCGCCCGCGTGGAAGTGGCCGCTGGCAAAAGCAGCAAGGCCACCATCGAGCTGCCACCATCGTCCTTCGAATTCTACAGTTGGGAGCAGCGCGGCATGGCGATCACGCCGGGCGAGTACGAGATTTTCTACGGCTCGAGCTCCGACGCCAAAGACCTCAAAACGACCAAAGTGACCTTGCTCTAG
- a CDS encoding response regulator transcription factor, translating into MNDAPNAPVLLVEDNFDLAGNIQDYLEQRGWSVDYVPNGALALHRVSEQTHAAVILDLRLPVIDGLEVCRRLRSSIAPRIPVLMLTAADLLDDRLTGFAAGADDYMVKPFALPELLARLHAIVRRSSAQSPSSVLRLHDLELNSSTREVRRGDRRLVLTRMDYSILEYLLARSPAVVPRQELERHLWADDPPGSDALRTHIATLRAEVDRAESTALLHTHRGVGYQMAVVEPESRNE; encoded by the coding sequence ATGAACGATGCTCCCAACGCACCCGTTCTCCTGGTGGAGGACAATTTCGATCTGGCTGGCAATATCCAGGATTACCTCGAGCAACGGGGTTGGAGTGTCGACTATGTGCCCAATGGAGCCCTCGCGTTGCACCGCGTGAGCGAGCAGACGCACGCAGCGGTGATTTTGGATCTTCGCCTCCCGGTTATCGACGGGCTCGAAGTGTGCCGTCGTTTGCGCAGCAGCATCGCGCCGCGCATTCCGGTGCTCATGCTGACCGCTGCGGACTTGCTCGACGACCGGCTTACGGGGTTCGCGGCCGGCGCGGACGATTATATGGTAAAGCCCTTCGCTTTGCCGGAATTGCTGGCTAGATTGCACGCCATCGTGAGGCGCAGTTCAGCTCAGTCTCCGAGCTCGGTATTGCGTTTGCACGACCTGGAGTTGAATTCCTCCACTCGGGAGGTGCGGAGGGGCGATCGAAGGTTGGTCCTTACCCGCATGGACTATTCCATCCTTGAATACCTGTTGGCGCGATCCCCGGCAGTCGTCCCCCGTCAGGAGCTGGAGCGTCACCTCTGGGCGGATGACCCGCCCGGCAGCGACGCGCTGCGCACGCATATCGCGACCTTGCGGGCCGAAGTAGATCGAGCGGAATCCACCGCTTTGCTGCACACGCACCGCGGAGTTGGTTATCAGATGGCCGTGGTCGAGCCCGAGAGCCGAAATGAGTGA